The Candidatus Ozemobacteraceae bacterium genome segment CTCAGTTCCCGACCCGTCGCAGCGCCGGCAACATCTACGCCGGCAACGCCCACATGACCCGAGCCTGGGAGATCCTCCAGGAGGGACGCACCGTTCCAAGCGACCCCCGCTGGCCGCAGATCGACGAGGAGATCGAACAGGCGGTTCAGAACGCCCTTCTCGGGAAGCAGGCGCCGTCCGCGGCGATAAACGCCGCCGGAGAGCGCGTTCGCGCCCTCATGCAACGCGCGCAGGGCTCGGTCTGCGAGGACATCCGAGGCGGCTCGTGGTTCGGAAAGGCGTTCCTGTGGCTCTTTCCCCTCGTCATCGCGGCGGCCCTGGCCGCACGCCAGGCGCACATGATCATGCTGATGCCCGCCATAACCGTTCTTGGGCTGTTCCTGGCGTATCCCCTGATCGACGCCATCCTGCTGGCGTTCCGCGACTACCGGCTCGGGGAAGTCGGCGGCTTCACGTTCGGCAACTTCACGCGGGTGCTCGAAGACGCCAGGTTCATGAAAGCCTGCTGGAACACCACGATCTACACGCTCGTCACGGTCAGCGTGAACACCGGCACCGCCCTCATCGCGGCGAGCCTGATCCATGCCCTGCCGGGTCGCCTCAAATCACTATATCGAGCGCTTTACTATCTCCCCGGCGTCGCGTCGGTGGTCGTCGTCGCGATGGTCTGGCGATGGCTGTTCAACACAGAGGTCGGCCTGTTCAACACGATCCTGCGGGCGATCGGCCTGCCGACGGTCGGCTGGCTGACCGATCCCGATGTCGCCTTCGCCTCGATTCTCCTGACGGGCGTCCTGCGCTCGCCGGGCGGGGCGATCCTGATCTACCTCGCGGCGCTCGGCAACATTCCCAAGTCGCTCTACGAGGCAGCCGATCTGGAGGGCGCGACGCCGATCCAGCGCTGGTGGCACATCACCGTTCCGCTGCTGCGGCACACGACGATGTTCCTGCTCATCACCGGCGCGATCGACGCGCTCCAGGTATTCGCCCAGGTGCTCATGCTGACCGACGGCGGCCCTGGCATGTCGACCGAGGTCATCGTCCACCGCGTCTACACCGCAGCCTTCCGGGACTTCGACTTCGGCCTCTCGTCGGCGATGGCGCTTCTTCTCTTCATCGGGATTCTCACCGTCACGGTCCTCCAGCGCAGGTTCGGCGGGAAGACCGAGATGGAACTGGCCTGAACGGAGGCTCGCATGACATCCGGCCGCCGCATGACCCCCACCCTGCTCTCCACCGGCGTTCTGACCGTCGGCCTCGTCCTGACGCTCGGGCCGCTCGCCTGGATGCTCGTCACGGCGTTCACCGACCCGGCGGCGCTCGAGCAGAGCCCGCCCCGCTACGGGATCTGGTCGCTCGAGAATTTCCGGCTGCTGCTGAGCGGCGGCCGCATGTTCCGTTGGACGCTCAACTCCCTGGTCATCTCCGCCGTCATCACGGCCGGGCAGCTTTTGTTCAACGCCCTCGCCGCCTTCAGCTTCTCGGTCGGCAGGTTCCGGGGCCGCGAACTGCTGTTCTGGCTCGTCCTGGCCGCCATGATGGTCCCGGGCCAGATCGTCATGCTCCCGCTGTTCCTCTTCCTCGCCCGCTGGGGCCTGATCGACAGCCTCTGGGCGGTCATTCTTCCCTCGCTGGCCGCACCCTTCGGCATCTTCATGATCCGCCAGTACATGGATTCGATTCCCCGACAGCTCCAGGAGGCCGCCCGCATGGACGGCGCGGGTGAATACGAAGTCTTCCGGCACATCTACCTGCCGCTTTCGGCACCGATCATGGCCACGTCGGGCATCTTTATCTTCATCGCCCAGTGGAATTCGTTCCTCTGGCCGCTGATCACCCTGAATTCCGAAGCGAGTTACACGCTCCCGGTCGGGCTCGCGACGATGCAGGACCAGCAGATCATGGATTACGGCCTGCTGATGGCCGGGGCGACCTTCGCCGCCCTGCCGATGGTCCTGGTATTCATGCTGTTCTCGAAACATCTCCTCGAAGGAATGCGAAGCGGAGCCGTGCAATGATGGAACCCACCTGGATGATCTCCCTCGACATCGGCGGCACCGCCGCGACGGGCGTCGCGGTTCTCTGGCCTGACGGTCCGGTCCTCGAACTCTCCTGCCCGTCGAAGAACCTGAGAGCCATGAGTTCCGAAGAACTCGCGACGCTGATCAATACTATATTTACTAAAACATATGAAACCGGCGACGTCGAGGAGGCTGTCTGGCTGATCGGCGCCGCGGGCGCCCGCCCGGAACCGGACCGGCAACGATGGGCCCAGGCCATGGCGGGGCTCGGACTCGAAGCGGCGGAGATCGTCGTTTCGCGCGATTACGAAGCCAACCATGCCGCCGCGTTCGGCGGCGAGGAAGGCATTCTCAGCGTGAACGGGACCGGCTCGGTCCTGTTCGGCCGGAGGAACGGCACGGACCGTCGCCGGGGCGGCTGGGGGTTCCTCCTCGACACGTCTCCTTCCGGAGCGGAGTTCGGCCGACTCGCCATGCAGCAGGTGCTCGGCGCGATCGAGGACAACGCACATGGAAACAGCATTCTTGCCGGTTTTCAGAAACAGTTCAGGCATCTCGACATCGACCGGGCGGCCCTTCTCGATTGGCTCTACGCCGATCCGGCCGCGCAGCGCAGGCTCGGCGAGATCGCCCCGGTCCTCACCATCGCCGTGGATGAAGGCGACCGCACGGCCGAAGCGCTCGTGTCGGCGTCTCTCCGCCGCTGGGCATCAGACGTCCGGGCACTTTCGGGGGAACTGGGTTTCGGAAACCGGGTGCCGCTGGCGGGCGTCGGAGGCCTCTGGTCGCGCTGGAAGGCGTTTCCCGAGCGGGCTCTGGCCGTCCTGAGCGAACGCGAGCCGGGAAGATTCACCCTGAAACAGCCGGCATTTCCGCCGGCCTGGGGCCCCCTGGTCCGATATCTCGCGGGATCGCCCCGCGGCCTCGACCCCGACGGCCTGCGGCACCTGCGCGCCCTTGCTGACAAGGTTCACTGAGCATCATTCGCCACCGGAGGAGTCATGACGCAATCGACAACCCAGGCCGCAGCAGCCTCGCTGCCGCTGACGGAAAGCAGAAACCCGCGGTCGGTCTATATCGACCGCCAGCCCACCCGTGACGTCGTCAAAACGTTCCTGCACGAGGATCGCGCGGTCTTCACCGCCGTCGAGGCGGCGGCCGACAGCATCGCCCAGGCGGTCGACCGGATCGTCGCCTCGTTCAGGCAGGGCGGCCGGCTCGTCTACATCGGGGCGGGGACATCGGGCAGGCTCGCCGTTCTCGATGCCTCGGAGTGCCCCCCCACCTTCGGCGTGCCGCCGGAGATGGTCACGGCCGTGATCGCGGGCGGCTCGGCGGCCATCCTCCAGGCAGTCGAAGGCGCGGAGGACGATCGGGACGCGGCCGTTGCAGATCTGAGGGCGGTCAACCTCTCGCCGGCCGATACCGTGGTCGGGATCACGGCTTCCGGAACCACGCCCTACGTCATTTCCGGCCTCTCGTTCGCGAAAGGGGTCGGCAGCTGCACGGTGTTGCTTTCCTGCAACCCGTATGGGCGCCCCCCCGACGTGGATATTCACATCAACCCGGTCGTCGGACCGGAGGTGATCACCGGTTCGACCCGGCTCAAGAGCGGAACGGCCTGCAAACTGGTGCTGAACATGCTGTCTTCGATCTCGATGATCAGGATCGGCAAGGTGTATCAGAACCTCATGGTGGACGTTCGGGCCACGAACGCGAAACTGCGCAGACGCGCCCAGCGCATCGTGATGGAAGGCGCCCGCACGACGCCCGAACACGCCGACACCTGCCTGTCCCGCGCAAACGGGGAAGCCAAGCTGGCCATCTACCTGGCGAAGAACGGCGGAACGGCCGACGAGGCAAGAAAGGCTTTGAACGCGGCCGCCGGCCGGCTCGCCGTCGCCCTGGGAGAAATCGACGCAGATGAGATCTGATTTCAAACGGCTCGCCCGGGTTTCCCTTCTCGCCGTGAGCCTTCTCGGGGCCCCGTCGCTGGATGCAGCGCCCGCGCCGGTCGTGAAAGTGAAAACGGCGGAGTATGCAAAAAGTCTCGAATGCCGCCTTCCCGGCGGGGGAACGTGGCGGCTCGGCAACGCATCGGGCAAAATCGGCGGGAAGGACGCGGTTTCAATATCAGGAACGATCCTCTCTCCCGCCAGGAAGCGATATCACGTCATGGTGGAGTCGGCGCCGCGCAGAGAGCCCGATCGGCTCGAAGCGGCCCTTCGGAAGTGGCGCTCGAGCGGCAGGCCGATCCATACGTTCGAAGCCGGGAAGATCTCCTATGCCGCTGACGGGAAGACGGTCGCGTGGGACGGCCGGGTCGTGTATATCGGGGTCGGCGTGTTCGACGCACGCGATGCCGCATCGAAGCTCGCTGACGAGATGGCCGCGGCCGGCAGTTCTAGCTGGATCTTCGAGGAAATTCTCGCCCGGGCGCGAGGCACCCTCACGCTTCATATCAATGGGAAACGCGTTGCCGCCGGGAACACGGAGCTTCAGCTCGTTCCGGGCGACGTGGTCGAACTGAAAAAGGTCGAACATGCCAGAGGGTATGCTTGGCACGGCTTCGAAGACCGGTCTTACCGCGGCCCCGTAAGTATCCACTGGGGGGCACAGGACGCGCTGGACGCGATTTTCACGACCGATCTCGAGACGATCCTCGCGGGGGTGGTGCCCTCCGAAATATCTGCAAAAGCCGCGCCTTCAGCCCTTCAGGCGCAGGCCGTGGCGGCACGGGGTGAAATTCTTTCGAAGATCGGCCTCAGGCATCTCGGCGAAGGCTTCGACTTCTGCGCAGAACAGCACTGCCAGGTGTATGCCGGCGAGAACGCGGCATCCCGCAAACTCGCTCCCGTCATTGCAAAAACACGGGGCGCCCTGCTTCGCAATGCCGAGGGAGCGATCGTCGATGCGGTATATGCGGCGAACTGCGGCGGCCGCGGTGAACCGAATCATCTCGTGTGGACCTCTCCCCCCGACCCGTATCTGAAAGGCGTCTGGGATATCCGGGGAAACCCGGGGAATCTCGATCTGAGCCGCGAGGAAGACGTCTCGTCGTTCATCCGGAACCCGCCACCATGCTGGTGCGGCGATGCGACGGTGGAGGGCGGCGATAAGTTCCGATGGAAGAAAACGCTGACGGCAGACGACTGGAAAAAGGTCGAAGAAACTGCGGGAATCGGGAAGATATCGAGTGTTTCCGGGTTCGAACGCGGTCCCTCCGGCCGACTCTACAAAGTTATACTGACCGGAGAATCCGGCACGAAAACCGTCATGAAGGAACTCGCCATCCGCAAGCTGTTCGGGGGGCTGAGAAGCGCTTGTTTCATTGCGGAATGGAAGCGCGACGACCGCGGGTTCATCGCGGGCGCCGAGATAAGCGGAGCCGGCTGGGGACACGGGGTCGGCATGTGTCAGACGGGTGCGCAAGCCATGGCCAAGGCCGGAAAAACCTTCGACCAGATTCTCGGACACTATTTTCCTGGCGGAAAAATCGAAAAAGCCTACTGACCGGCATACGGAAAAGAGGACATCCTGCCGACAATGTATGACGAACCTGGATTGAAGGGGGAAAACGATGAATTATCAGAAATTTGTTTTGATCTTTGTGGCTCTCGCCCTGTTCCTGTTGCCTGCAGCTCTCACAGGATGCGGTGCAGACAACGAATATACAGGCCAAAGTTGCAATACGATCGGCCCTGGCGCTCTGAGCAGTTTCGATGCTACAGGATCGTGTAGCATACGCTAACTTATCACATTTCAGATAAATAAATAAATATCTGAACTCAAAGCTAAACCGCCTTCACGCCATGGAAAGGGCGGGATTCAACTGACACCGCCGTCCAGAGCAATCCGGACGGTTTCTTCTTCGGGAATATTACTTGCGGGTGCGCTTCTGATTCGTCGTACCGCCGGCAAGGTGGCCTTTGAAAATCATACTGAGAACCATTCCGGCACCGTTTCGGGTGAGGATGTCCTCGACCGCCGTCTTGAGCTTGGCGATACTCTGCGGCAACTTGTCGAATGAGCCACCCTGGCTGGGAAGAACGATATTCAGGCGTTTTGCCTCGGCCAGGCGGTATTCGCGCCGCTGAGCCATTTTCGCAAGCGGTCCGGAGAAGAGGGCGAGCTTCGCGGATTTTTTCTGGAACACGACGGGTGCCTCGGTCAACGGGGGAGATGTGACGGTCGAAGCCGGCGCAAATGTTTCTTCCCTGGGTTCGGGGACGCTCGCCGGCTCGGCAGAGACCATCTCGATCTTGGATGCGCCGGTAGCGGCCTCGCTTTTCTCGAGGGGTTTGACAGACGACTGTTTTCCGGGCTGCTGACGAACGATCAGAGGCTTTGCCTGATCTGGCATCGCAAGAACGTTTGGAGTTTTGCCTGCGACCTGAAGCTCCTCATCGGTATTGTGAATTTTCAGCCAGAAGTCACGAACTTTGGAGGACAATTTCCGGTCGCCGGCAGTCGTTTTCTTCGCCGGAATTTGGGGAATCGACTTCGGTTCTTCAACGGCGGCTGGGGTCTCTTCAGGAACATCCTTACCGGCTGGCTTTGAATCCGCAAGGACCGTCATGTTTTTTTCGACGGAAGGCTCGGTTTTTTCGACAGAAGGCTTTTTTTCAACGGGAATCTGGCGAACAATGGTGCCTTCTCTGCGGGGTTCGACGGAAGGGGCGGCTGATTCATTCCGGACATCGTTTGCAGGAGCCGAGATCACGTTTGCTTTTGGAGAAACGGCTGCCGCAACGTCTTTTTTCTCGACGGCGCCTGCATCGGAATCAGCATGGATTTTCAACCAGTATTCGCGAATCCTGCCGGAAATTTTCCGGTTCCTCGGATGGCGACCGTTTTCCGCCTTTCGGTCTTCAATTTCGCTTCCAGAACGCGCCTGATCGACGGCCGGCTCGGTATTGGCAACCGCAGATTTCGTCTCTGGAGTCCCGGGTTCTTCTCGAGCGCTCGTCGGCGCAGTTTCTCTGATAACCGGTTTGGGCGCTTCTTCGACCTGGGCTGGAACGAAATCCATTTTGGGAAGCTCGTAAGCAGAGGCCTCAGGGGCTTCCACCACGTCCGCTTCAATCGCATCACCTTCGAGCCGTGCAGCCGGAACGTTGGCGGCAAACGCAGGCATGGCAGCCGTCACGCCAAAAAAGGCAATACAACAAAGGATGCTCCAGAAGACCAGTCTAGAAACGCTTTTCATTATTCCTCCAGCAATACGGGACATATTTTTTCAGAAATGACCGGGCATAAATACACTCACCGAATGAGGGCCCAAGTGTATCACATCTCTGCACCGTGTCCAAGACTCAGGCTCGTTTCTCAATTCATTGTAATTGAATAATTCCACCAAAATTGCTTGCTTTAGTGATTATATTATTCTTGCAATAATAGAATAATCATAATAATGATCAATCGCTTCTTTCTTTTTTGTGGTAGAATGGATCACTCTATTATGTGCGTCCCGCAATCTCCAAAATACTTCCTCACCACATTCGGGTGCCAGATGAATCAGGCTGACGCTCAGCGGATTCGCGGCATGCTTACGAGCATCGGGTATGAAGAGTCCGCCTCGGAAGACGATGCCGATCTCATCCTGTTCAACACGTGTTGCGTTCGGGAGCATGCGGAACAACGGCTCATCAGCCGCATCCAGTCGCTTCAACGGTTGAAGAAATCGAACCGCGAACTCCTGATCGGCATTGCGGGTTGCGTGGCCCAGGCAAAAAAGGAGCGGCTGTTCGAGATGCTGCCGCATGTCGACCTCGTCTTTGGGCCGAACGACATTCCGAGCCTTCCTCTTCTGCTGCAGCACGCCCGCACTCGGAAAGCGACGGGGGCGTTCGCCGCCATCGGCGGCTTCGACGGCGAGCAGGCCGACGGCATCATTCTCGAGAAGCCATTTTCGGCCTTGGTAAACATCATCAGGGGATGCACGAACTTCTGCTCCTACTGCATCGTCCCGCATGTGCGCGGCCCGGAGGTTTCACGCCCGTTACCCGAGCTCGTCGATTTCATCACGGCCCTCGCCGGCAAAGGCGTCGTCGAGGTCACCCTGCTCGGCCAGAACGTGAACGCCTACGGGAAGGACATCGGGTTGGAGGAAGGGTTCATCACTCTTCTCGAACGGGTCGAAGAGATCCCGGGAATCCAATGGGTCCGGTTTCTGACCTCCCACCCCCGGGATTTTTCCTTTCAGGCCGTCGAACGGATGTCGCGCCTCCGGAAACTCTGCGAGATGTTCCACCTTCCTGCACAGGCGGGGTCAGACCGCATTCTTAGACTGATGAACCGGGGGTATACCCGAAGGCGCTACCTGGATCTCGTCGAACACGTCCGAACCGCCGTTCCCGGGGCATGTATAACGACGGATTTAATATGCGGTTTTCCAACCGAGACCGAGGCGGAGTTCGAGGAAACCCTGTCACTCGTCCGAGAAGTCCGGTTCGAGTCCGCGTATACGTATTACTATTCACCCCGCGAAGGCACCCCTGCGGCTTCGATGGAAGGAATTCTCCCCGAAAGCGATCGCAAGGCGAGGCTGTCCCGCCTGATCGAGGTTCAGAACGCCATCTCCGAGGAGGAAAGCGCGAAACAGGTCGGCCGTACGTTCGACGTTCTGGTCGACGGAAGTTCCGACCGCTCGCCCGGCCATCTCCTGGGGAAGACGCGTACCGGCCGGGTCGTCGATTTTCCCGGCTCATCCGACCTGATCGGACGCTTCGTCCGGGTGAAGATCGATCGGGCGCGCCTCTGGACAATGTCCGGCACGCTCGTCTGAAGGCGGTTTTGCATGTCGCTTCTGCTTCACACCTGTTGCGGTCCCTGTCTGAGCGGTGCCTGGCCGCACCTGAAGCGCAACGGCATATCCGATATCGTCCTGTTCTGGGAAAACCCCAACATCCATCCGTACGTCGAGTATCATTCCAGGTTCGAATCGTTCAAAAAGATGGCGGGCGTGCTCGGCGCCGAGATACGCCGGGGCGACGTCTCCTACGGTCTCGAACGCTTTCTCGTGGCTCTCGGGGGCGACTTCGGGCCTTCCCGCTGCGCCGCCTGCTTCCGCATGCGCCTGAACGCTACGGCTTCCCGGGCCCGGCAGGACGGATTCGAGTCGTTTTCGACCACCCTGCTGATCAGCCCCTTCCAGGATCACGACCTGCTGGTTGCGATCGGCCGAGAAGCCGGCCGCGAGCACGGCGTCGCCTTTGTTGAGACCGACCTGCGCCCGGCGTTTCCCGACACCCATGCCGGAGCGCGGGAGAATGAATTATATCGCCAGAAATATTGCGGCTGCGTGTTCAGCGAGCGTGACCGTTTCGCCCCGAAACTGCGCCTGGCGCTTTAGTCCCGCAAAAGCCTCCCGCTCGCCCCGAACCTGCCGAAGGCCGAGAATTTCCCGTGCTTTGACACCTCAGCACGAACGCTGACCTTCGATTCGGCGCGGGATCGATGCCCGTCAACGATCCTGGCTCTTCCACGGACCGAATGGTGCATTTCACTGGAATCCGCCGCCGGCGCCCCCCCCCCGCAGGGCGAAAACCCTCACCGTGCGCTCGAGCGCGTTCTCCTCGTCGAAATATCAGGCACAGCAGGATCTTCACGAAACGATCGAAAAACCGACATCCGCCCCTCGCGGGACATCACGCCCCCGGAACGTCCAAAATTCCGCTCCATGCGCGCTTTTTCGCCGGAAGACTCATGCGCCGGGCCGTTTCGGTCGAAACATCAGTATATGGGCAACGTATCTCTTCGCATAACCATTCTGGCGCTCTGCTTTTCGGCGTGCGTCATGACCACACTCGCGACGCCCGAGGCAACACTCAGGATCGGGATCGAAGCCGCCGTTCCGACGGTGACGATCCTCATGCCGGGGGGTGGAGACCTGGTCGATGAAAAAAACCGGCGGGTCAAATCGTTCCGTTCCGGCGAACGCTTTTCCTGGAGCGTTTCTCAAGAGACGCCCCCGTCGAAAAAGCAGGATCGCCGCGCGTCACGAAAAAAAAGCGTCTTCTCTTCCCTGGCGGGCCGCAGCATGCGTTTTCAGCCGAAGCAGGGAACGTTGTCGCTGAACGGCCGGGCCTATCGCGGCGTTCTCGAGGTTTCCTTCGGGAGGAGCGGGGCTACCGTCGTGAACCTCGTCGGCATGGAAGACTACGTGAAAGGCGTCGTCGGAAGCGAGATCGGCTCACTTTCCCCCGAAGAAAGCCTCAAGGCCCAGGCCGTCATCGCCCGCACCTTTGCCATCGCGAGCAGAGGCAAACACCAGAAAGACGGGTACGATCTATGCGACCGGGAACACTGCCAGGTGTATGGCGGGGTAAAGGCGGAACGGGCGAGCGTCTCGAAAGCGGTCGACGCCACGCGCGGCATCATCATGATCAGCGACGGCGTTCCCATCTCCACGATGTATCACGCCACGTGCGGGGGCATGACGTCCGACAACGAAAAGGTCTACGGCGGCGCCCCGACGAAGTATCTGCGCCGCGTGCGATGCGATTACTGCAAAGCCGGAACGAAATACCGCTGGCAGCAGCACATCGACCTCGCCAGCCTCCGAAAGGCTCTCGCGTCTGAAAGACTCGGTTTCGAACGCCTGTATGCCGTCGAAGCGATTGCCCCAGCTCCGCTCGACCGGGTCGATCTGGTCAAGCTTCAGACGGATCGAGGCGAACTGCGGGTGAAAGGAACGACGTTCAGGCGCCTGTTCAATCTTCCCAGCACGACGTTCGTTGTTCCTGCCTTGGAGGCAGATCCCCGCCCGAGAGTTGGACACCCGTCGCCGTCAGTCGGATCAGGCGCCCCCCCGAAAACCGCTCTTCCCGTCGATTCGGTAAGCATCTTCGCAGGCGGGAAGCAGTCCGGGCCTCCGCAACTGATCGTCCAGACCGCCCAGGGAATACGTCGCGCGAAGAGGCCCTCTTCAGGCTGGATTGTCGTCGCGGGCCGGCGGCAGGCCCTTGACACCTCTCTCCGCCGGGGTCTACTCTTGAAATCAGGAACTCGTGAACTCACCGGCATCGACCTTTCGGGTCGCGGATTCGGTCATCAGGTGGGACTCTGCCAGTCGGGCGCCATCGAACTCGGTCGACGCGGCTGGTCCTATCGCCAGATTCTCGCCTTGTATTATTCCCACGTCGCCCTTCGACAACTGCGCTACGAAGCAGTTCCCAGACGCAAATGACGATTTCGGGGAAAAAAATCTGTTTTCACTCTCAGGAAATTACGCGATGACGTCGATACAGAACTGACGTTCTGTAGAATCATCAGTTCGCGGCCCGGACAGACCGGCGGTCAGGCCGACCTTGGAGGAACCACGCATGGGCTTGTTTACCTTCGGGACAAGCAATACCTCGGTGGGCATAGACATCGGCACCTCAACGGTGAAGATCGTCCAGCTCAAGAAGACCCCCTCGGGTCCGGAACTGACGGGTTACGCGATAGCGCCTGTTCCCCCCTCGGCAATCGAGGAAGGCAATATCAGAGACCCGCAGTCGATCGCGGCAGTGATCAAGGACATGTTCAAGAGTTCCAAGATCAAGCCCGACCGTTCGTTCGCCTCGATCTCGGGCCAGAACGTGATCATGCGCTTCACCAAGCTGCCGATCATGAGCGACGAGGAACTCGAACAGACTGTTCGGATCGAGGCCGAGCAGTATGTTCCCTACGCCATCGACGAAGTCAGCATCACCCATGCGAAGCTCGCCGAACTGGCCGAAGAGGAAGGCGGCGGCAAGTATTCGATCCTGCTGGTCGTCGCGCAGAAGGAACTGGTCAACAGTTATCTCGATGTCCTCAGGGGCGGCGGCTCGGCGCCTGAAGTGATCGATGTCGACACGATCGCCGCGA includes the following:
- a CDS encoding extracellular solute-binding protein, which translates into the protein MLPFPPVPSRVLSVLLLMLILALQASATEIEIWDYPRWLEPGETIDRFAWMKKQIRAFEAENPTIRVKLTEMTWNRGDEKLKIAAMGGRYPDIAPGTVPLLFIREGLVEPMDAYLEPGDREDYLPGALEAYTVDGKLYGWPWYMGGQLLYVNRSIFASAGVELPGDGRWTPERFTEALGLVQQYQKGQNGQYPLGIYFQKNETANFPFILQFGGTWPGFGASEPGEASDIVRGIEWLRELIAKGLIPPDSGGRQSNDIWTAFAREHRIAAGAFGLWGIKALTDKYPMDFDLMHFPAPAGTRSGSFLGISGLYLFHRDDPVRMKAAAKFARFVTSAERQRDLVRYTQFPTRRSAGNIYAGNAHMTRAWEILQEGRTVPSDPRWPQIDEEIEQAVQNALLGKQAPSAAINAAGERVRALMQRAQGSVCEDIRGGSWFGKAFLWLFPLVIAAALAARQAHMIMLMPAITVLGLFLAYPLIDAILLAFRDYRLGEVGGFTFGNFTRVLEDARFMKACWNTTIYTLVTVSVNTGTALIAASLIHALPGRLKSLYRALYYLPGVASVVVVAMVWRWLFNTEVGLFNTILRAIGLPTVGWLTDPDVAFASILLTGVLRSPGGAILIYLAALGNIPKSLYEAADLEGATPIQRWWHITVPLLRHTTMFLLITGAIDALQVFAQVLMLTDGGPGMSTEVIVHRVYTAAFRDFDFGLSSAMALLLFIGILTVTVLQRRFGGKTEMELA
- a CDS encoding carbohydrate ABC transporter permease, yielding MTSGRRMTPTLLSTGVLTVGLVLTLGPLAWMLVTAFTDPAALEQSPPRYGIWSLENFRLLLSGGRMFRWTLNSLVISAVITAGQLLFNALAAFSFSVGRFRGRELLFWLVLAAMMVPGQIVMLPLFLFLARWGLIDSLWAVILPSLAAPFGIFMIRQYMDSIPRQLQEAARMDGAGEYEVFRHIYLPLSAPIMATSGIFIFIAQWNSFLWPLITLNSEASYTLPVGLATMQDQQIMDYGLLMAGATFAALPMVLVFMLFSKHLLEGMRSGAVQ
- the murQ gene encoding N-acetylmuramic acid 6-phosphate etherase — protein: MTQSTTQAAAASLPLTESRNPRSVYIDRQPTRDVVKTFLHEDRAVFTAVEAAADSIAQAVDRIVASFRQGGRLVYIGAGTSGRLAVLDASECPPTFGVPPEMVTAVIAGGSAAILQAVEGAEDDRDAAVADLRAVNLSPADTVVGITASGTTPYVISGLSFAKGVGSCTVLLSCNPYGRPPDVDIHINPVVGPEVITGSTRLKSGTACKLVLNMLSSISMIRIGKVYQNLMVDVRATNAKLRRRAQRIVMEGARTTPEHADTCLSRANGEAKLAIYLAKNGGTADEARKALNAAAGRLAVALGEIDADEI
- a CDS encoding SpoIID/LytB domain-containing protein gives rise to the protein MRSDFKRLARVSLLAVSLLGAPSLDAAPAPVVKVKTAEYAKSLECRLPGGGTWRLGNASGKIGGKDAVSISGTILSPARKRYHVMVESAPRREPDRLEAALRKWRSSGRPIHTFEAGKISYAADGKTVAWDGRVVYIGVGVFDARDAASKLADEMAAAGSSSWIFEEILARARGTLTLHINGKRVAAGNTELQLVPGDVVELKKVEHARGYAWHGFEDRSYRGPVSIHWGAQDALDAIFTTDLETILAGVVPSEISAKAAPSALQAQAVAARGEILSKIGLRHLGEGFDFCAEQHCQVYAGENAASRKLAPVIAKTRGALLRNAEGAIVDAVYAANCGGRGEPNHLVWTSPPDPYLKGVWDIRGNPGNLDLSREEDVSSFIRNPPPCWCGDATVEGGDKFRWKKTLTADDWKKVEETAGIGKISSVSGFERGPSGRLYKVILTGESGTKTVMKELAIRKLFGGLRSACFIAEWKRDDRGFIAGAEISGAGWGHGVGMCQTGAQAMAKAGKTFDQILGHYFPGGKIEKAY
- the miaB gene encoding tRNA (N6-isopentenyl adenosine(37)-C2)-methylthiotransferase MiaB, which produces MCVPQSPKYFLTTFGCQMNQADAQRIRGMLTSIGYEESASEDDADLILFNTCCVREHAEQRLISRIQSLQRLKKSNRELLIGIAGCVAQAKKERLFEMLPHVDLVFGPNDIPSLPLLLQHARTRKATGAFAAIGGFDGEQADGIILEKPFSALVNIIRGCTNFCSYCIVPHVRGPEVSRPLPELVDFITALAGKGVVEVTLLGQNVNAYGKDIGLEEGFITLLERVEEIPGIQWVRFLTSHPRDFSFQAVERMSRLRKLCEMFHLPAQAGSDRILRLMNRGYTRRRYLDLVEHVRTAVPGACITTDLICGFPTETEAEFEETLSLVREVRFESAYTYYYSPREGTPAASMEGILPESDRKARLSRLIEVQNAISEEESAKQVGRTFDVLVDGSSDRSPGHLLGKTRTGRVVDFPGSSDLIGRFVRVKIDRARLWTMSGTLV
- a CDS encoding epoxyqueuosine reductase QueH, which produces MSLLLHTCCGPCLSGAWPHLKRNGISDIVLFWENPNIHPYVEYHSRFESFKKMAGVLGAEIRRGDVSYGLERFLVALGGDFGPSRCAACFRMRLNATASRARQDGFESFSTTLLISPFQDHDLLVAIGREAGREHGVAFVETDLRPAFPDTHAGARENELYRQKYCGCVFSERDRFAPKLRLAL
- a CDS encoding SpoIID/LytB domain-containing protein, giving the protein MTTLATPEATLRIGIEAAVPTVTILMPGGGDLVDEKNRRVKSFRSGERFSWSVSQETPPSKKQDRRASRKKSVFSSLAGRSMRFQPKQGTLSLNGRAYRGVLEVSFGRSGATVVNLVGMEDYVKGVVGSEIGSLSPEESLKAQAVIARTFAIASRGKHQKDGYDLCDREHCQVYGGVKAERASVSKAVDATRGIIMISDGVPISTMYHATCGGMTSDNEKVYGGAPTKYLRRVRCDYCKAGTKYRWQQHIDLASLRKALASERLGFERLYAVEAIAPAPLDRVDLVKLQTDRGELRVKGTTFRRLFNLPSTTFVVPALEADPRPRVGHPSPSVGSGAPPKTALPVDSVSIFAGGKQSGPPQLIVQTAQGIRRAKRPSSGWIVVAGRRQALDTSLRRGLLLKSGTRELTGIDLSGRGFGHQVGLCQSGAIELGRRGWSYRQILALYYSHVALRQLRYEAVPRRK